From one Prochlorococcus marinus str. MIT 0912 genomic stretch:
- the folP gene encoding dihydropteroate synthase, with amino-acid sequence MGRETHLMAILNITEDSFSDGGLYIDLPSAINHASFCINHGAHILDIGAQSTRPGASDVGAEIEIKRLVPLIKELKLLHPEIPISVDTFHHSVAEKVLNIGADLVNDVSGGRHDPEIFKVMADKGSPYVLTHSRGNSITMDSLAKYANVVNDVKKELSNQIELALSNGLNTKQIIIDPGIGFAKNVDHNLTLLQNLEEFVSMNFPLLIGASRKRFIGSVINESDPSKRIFGMAAIASRCVLAGVDILRVHDIKEISQVINMTKSII; translated from the coding sequence ATGGGAAGAGAAACCCATTTAATGGCGATATTAAACATCACTGAAGATTCATTTAGTGATGGAGGACTATATATTGATTTACCTTCAGCAATTAATCATGCTTCATTTTGCATTAACCATGGAGCACATATTCTAGATATTGGAGCTCAAAGTACACGACCAGGTGCATCTGATGTTGGAGCCGAAATTGAGATAAAAAGATTGGTTCCTTTAATTAAAGAATTAAAATTATTACATCCCGAAATACCAATTTCTGTTGACACTTTTCATCATTCTGTCGCTGAAAAAGTATTAAATATAGGTGCTGATTTAGTTAATGATGTTAGCGGTGGCCGACATGATCCTGAAATTTTTAAGGTTATGGCTGATAAAGGTTCTCCTTATGTTTTGACTCATAGTCGTGGAAATAGTATCACAATGGATTCTCTGGCTAAATATGCAAACGTTGTTAATGATGTAAAAAAAGAATTATCGAATCAAATTGAATTAGCGCTATCTAATGGTTTAAACACAAAGCAAATTATTATTGATCCTGGAATAGGTTTTGCAAAAAATGTCGATCATAATTTAACTTTGCTGCAAAATTTAGAAGAATTTGTCTCAATGAACTTTCCTTTATTAATAGGAGCTTCTAGAAAAAGATTTATTGGATCAGTAATTAATGAATCTGATCCTTCTAAAAGAATATTTGGGATGGCTGCAATTGCTTCCAGATGTGTTTTAGCTGGAGTTGATATTTTAAGAGTTCATGATATTAAGGAGATTTCACAGGTTATAAATATGACAAAGTCAATTATTTAA
- the tpiA gene encoding triose-phosphate isomerase — protein MRKPVIAGNWKMNMTCSEAIEYMRVLIPLLKDIPKKERDVVIAPPFTALYPLSEFIKERSESLSLSSQNVHWEDSGAYTAEVSPLMLNELSVKCAIVGHSEPRKYFSESDEQINKRAKSAQDHQLIPIVCVGETIEQRELGEAERVIRRQVDQGLEGIDVKKLIVAYEPIWAIGTGKTCEANEANRICGLIRKWTGYEDVIIQYGGSVKSNNIDEIMSMSDIDGVLVGGASLDPISFARIANYEKNY, from the coding sequence GTGCGTAAACCGGTCATCGCAGGGAATTGGAAGATGAACATGACTTGTTCTGAGGCAATTGAGTACATGCGTGTATTGATCCCATTATTGAAAGATATACCGAAAAAAGAAAGAGATGTTGTCATTGCACCCCCATTTACTGCTTTATACCCTCTCTCTGAGTTCATCAAGGAAAGAAGCGAATCTCTTTCCTTGTCTAGCCAAAATGTTCACTGGGAGGATAGTGGAGCCTATACAGCCGAGGTATCTCCTCTCATGCTTAACGAGCTTTCGGTTAAATGTGCAATTGTTGGACATAGCGAGCCACGAAAATATTTCAGTGAAAGCGATGAACAAATAAATAAGAGAGCGAAATCAGCTCAAGACCATCAATTAATACCAATTGTTTGTGTTGGGGAAACTATTGAACAAAGAGAGCTGGGTGAAGCAGAAAGGGTTATTAGAAGGCAAGTTGATCAGGGTCTTGAAGGCATAGATGTGAAAAAGCTAATAGTCGCTTATGAACCAATTTGGGCCATTGGAACGGGGAAAACATGTGAGGCAAATGAGGCTAATAGAATTTGTGGACTGATTCGTAAATGGACTGGTTATGAAGACGTAATTATTCAATACGGTGGATCAGTTAAATCAAATAATATTGATGAGATTATGTCCATGTCTGATATTGATGGTGTATTAGTTGGAGGAGCGTCTTTGGATCCTATAAGTTTTGCGAGAATTGCTAACTACGAAAAAAATTATTAA
- a CDS encoding RNA-binding S4 domain-containing protein, with the protein MKLDQFLKFIGIVQTGGEAKLIIKSGKILVNGIVENRRGRKLIEGDQIIFANETYIVPNSDPLGRKLAISEK; encoded by the coding sequence ATGAAATTAGATCAATTCCTCAAATTTATTGGGATCGTTCAGACTGGCGGAGAAGCAAAATTGATTATTAAATCAGGAAAAATATTAGTCAATGGCATAGTGGAAAACAGAAGAGGTAGAAAATTAATTGAAGGTGATCAAATTATTTTTGCAAATGAAACATACATTGTTCCAAATTCTGATCCTCTAGGCCGTAAGTTGGCAATAAGCGAAAAATGA
- a CDS encoding ABC transporter ATP-binding protein: MKQKNKINFIYLIGRLKGHLPILLMGGISMFVYVICWPILAWLSGKLIPAIGQGDTKQVLNVILQALIIFIIQKTAQYLQDSLLAKPALALSQDLRTTLFRKLQKSNILFIEKLSSGDIAYRLTEDVDRVGEVIYKTIQDTTPSIFQLLAVFGYMIFIDWNLSFATIILAPLIALLVSNFGGRVLRASEKSQNKISSLAGLLSEAIQGLPMVKAFAVEEWLQNDFDKQVKLHKEAKFNMLKLVALQHPIVGLIEVIGILSILAIGTYRIQIGGMSNEEFGSYFTALIMLIDPISHITTNYNELKQGQASLRRLNEITNNSQKTSTIDRGIIPNKIYGKITFKNVFFSYNNNIDVIDDISLEIDSGKIIALVGPSGAGKSTIFSLILKFLEPNNGTIFIDEYNLNKLNTKSLRRLIGIVPQKTFIFSGTIAEAIRFGRQTTRENIVNAAKIANAHDFIEQFPDGYETFIEERGTNLSGGQLQRISIARALLGDPTILLLDEATSALDAEAEESVQKGLKQAMHNRTVLVIAHRLSTIQKADKIAVIEKGKICEVGNHNELINRQGRYKEFCDKQFIKRF; this comes from the coding sequence ATGAAACAAAAAAACAAAATAAATTTCATTTACCTGATAGGGAGACTCAAGGGACATTTGCCAATCTTGTTGATGGGCGGAATAAGCATGTTTGTATACGTAATTTGCTGGCCGATACTCGCATGGTTATCAGGAAAATTAATACCTGCGATTGGTCAAGGAGATACAAAACAAGTATTAAACGTAATTTTACAAGCCCTAATTATTTTTATAATCCAAAAAACTGCACAATATCTACAAGATAGTCTCTTAGCAAAACCAGCATTAGCCTTAAGCCAAGATCTTCGAACAACACTATTTAGAAAACTTCAAAAAAGTAATATCCTTTTCATAGAAAAGCTCTCATCCGGAGATATTGCATACAGACTTACAGAAGATGTTGATCGCGTTGGGGAAGTTATTTATAAAACTATTCAAGATACGACACCATCGATATTTCAATTATTAGCTGTTTTTGGTTATATGATTTTTATTGACTGGAATTTGTCATTTGCAACAATCATATTAGCTCCCTTAATTGCATTATTAGTTAGTAATTTTGGAGGAAGGGTATTAAGAGCATCTGAAAAAAGTCAAAACAAAATTAGTTCATTAGCAGGTTTACTTTCAGAAGCAATTCAAGGACTACCTATGGTTAAAGCATTTGCAGTAGAAGAATGGTTGCAAAACGATTTTGATAAACAAGTTAAATTACATAAAGAAGCTAAATTTAATATGCTTAAACTTGTTGCCCTTCAACATCCCATAGTTGGATTAATAGAAGTAATAGGTATTTTAAGTATCCTCGCAATAGGAACTTATAGAATACAAATTGGAGGTATGTCTAACGAAGAATTTGGCAGTTATTTTACAGCTTTAATAATGTTAATCGATCCAATAAGCCATATTACTACTAACTATAATGAATTAAAGCAAGGTCAGGCTTCACTTAGAAGGTTAAATGAAATAACAAATAATTCTCAAAAAACGTCGACAATCGACAGAGGTATAATACCCAATAAAATTTATGGGAAGATAACATTTAAGAATGTATTCTTTTCATATAATAATAATATTGACGTAATAGACGATATAAGTCTAGAGATAGATAGTGGTAAAATAATTGCCTTAGTTGGTCCCTCGGGTGCAGGCAAAAGTACAATCTTTTCATTAATATTAAAATTTCTAGAACCTAATAATGGAACAATATTTATTGATGAATACAATTTAAATAAACTTAATACAAAATCTTTAAGAAGATTAATTGGTATAGTTCCTCAAAAAACATTTATCTTTTCAGGGACCATTGCTGAAGCAATAAGATTTGGGAGACAGACAACCAGAGAAAATATAGTAAATGCCGCAAAAATTGCGAATGCTCATGATTTTATTGAACAATTCCCCGATGGCTATGAAACGTTTATAGAAGAAAGAGGTACCAATCTTTCTGGTGGTCAACTACAGAGAATATCAATTGCAAGAGCATTACTGGGAGATCCTACAATTTTATTACTAGATGAAGCTACAAGTGCCTTGGATGCGGAGGCAGAGGAATCCGTTCAAAAAGGTCTTAAGCAAGCTATGCATAATCGAACAGTATTGGTAATAGCTCACAGATTATCAACTATACAAAAAGCAGATAAAATAGCAGTGATTGAGAAGGGCAAAATATGTGAAGTAGGTAACCATAATGAATTAATTAACAGGCAAGGAAGATATAAAGAGTTTTGCGATAAACAATTTATCAAGAGGTTTTAA
- a CDS encoding DUF6447 family protein has translation MSNSSTSEREAILTFEDKKYDLKSMPKEVQELVKGMQVADAQLRMHEDTLKVLAVGRQHLAMQLKAKLDTINPIN, from the coding sequence ATGTCAAATAGCTCAACAAGTGAAAGGGAAGCAATTCTAACATTTGAGGATAAAAAATATGATCTTAAAAGCATGCCCAAAGAAGTACAGGAATTAGTCAAAGGGATGCAAGTTGCAGATGCACAATTAAGGATGCATGAAGATACCCTTAAAGTACTAGCAGTCGGTCGACAACATCTTGCGATGCAGCTTAAGGCAAAACTTGATACAATAAATCCTATTAATTAA
- a CDS encoding DUF1330 domain-containing protein, which translates to MAKKGYWLKQAKIESTAQFIEYVKTVVPWLRSVGGTIIAKDVNQNSDLNEWDGGQLGVIVEFESKAAAQKAFNSSEFQEYIKYSGIENQLSLSIIG; encoded by the coding sequence ATGGCAAAAAAAGGTTATTGGTTAAAGCAGGCCAAAATTGAAAGCACTGCACAATTTATCGAATACGTAAAAACCGTGGTTCCTTGGCTTAGATCAGTTGGTGGAACAATAATTGCTAAAGATGTTAATCAAAATTCCGATTTAAATGAATGGGATGGAGGTCAATTAGGGGTAATAGTTGAATTCGAATCTAAAGCCGCTGCTCAAAAGGCATTTAATTCATCAGAATTTCAAGAATATATAAAATATAGTGGTATTGAAAATCAATTATCCCTGTCAATAATTGGATAA
- a CDS encoding DUF2862 domain-containing protein, whose product MIRDSSTLHKGQNLKVDINEVKDRLPKNILEIIREKPVVELVGYKMVDGNQFGLVVKLTNGKINWFFENELSEIM is encoded by the coding sequence ATGATTAGAGATTCTTCAACTCTTCATAAGGGACAAAATTTGAAAGTAGATATTAATGAAGTCAAAGATCGACTACCAAAAAATATTCTAGAAATAATTAGGGAAAAACCTGTTGTCGAACTAGTTGGATATAAAATGGTAGATGGAAATCAATTTGGTCTAGTGGTTAAACTTACTAATGGCAAAATTAATTGGTTTTTTGAAAACGAATTGTCTGAAATAATGTAG